One region of Leptolyngbya sp. NIES-3755 genomic DNA includes:
- a CDS encoding hypothetical protein (similar to AA sequence:cyanobase_aa:Cyan7425_5421) yields the protein MTNKSSSESLCSRIKRFNLQEKRDLQQWLESQIELEQAVLSEGAISDSPAVESAKVSATNRAIVESCSYEGRTYQLERRRCGKKACKCAGTDLRSVGHGPYWYSYWKESGKLKTQYIGKRPPWQRS from the coding sequence ATGACGAATAAATCATCATCTGAATCGCTCTGCTCTAGAATAAAGCGCTTCAACCTGCAAGAAAAACGTGATCTTCAACAGTGGCTCGAATCTCAAATTGAGCTTGAACAGGCTGTTCTCAGCGAGGGAGCGATCTCAGATTCGCCAGCAGTTGAATCTGCAAAAGTCTCTGCGACAAACCGTGCGATCGTCGAAAGCTGTTCTTATGAAGGTAGAACATATCAATTAGAAAGACGGCGCTGTGGCAAAAAAGCCTGTAAATGTGCTGGTACTGATTTGAGATCAGTCGGGCATGGTCCTTACTGGTATTCGTACTGGAAGGAATCGGGAAAACTTAAAACTCAATATATTGGGAAGCGTCCGCCGTGGCAGCGTTCTTAA
- a CDS encoding amino acid adenylation domain protein (similar to AA sequence:cyanobase_aa:PCC7424_5750), which translates to MKAKNVADIYELSPMQQGLLFHTMHDPDSIAYFDQNSFTLRGKLNISAFKRAWEMVLERHSILRTSFHWATLKKPVQVVYQQIELPWQELDWREQTSIEQQENLQAFLAVDRAQRFEMTTAPLLRLTLIHLTEDTYQFTFSKHHILLDGWSRLLVFKEVFDLYTALTIGNSPQLPPSPAFRNYITWLRQQDSLQAETFWRKTLQGFTAPTPLGVDQPVSKILSTVDPYKTQRLNLPQIGADLQQFARQHQLTPTTLVLAAWSLLLSRYSGESDVVFGITSSGRPASLSGVEAIAGLFINTLPVRVQVNPEAALIPWLQQFQARQVEMRQYEYSSLVQIQGWSELPRDVPMFESLIITENYPVDTSLQRQASDLSIEGVLSFGRSHYPLSLVIGLGSQVFLELTYDNRRFNADTIDRLLEHLQTLLTGMIVEPNQNLRELPLLTAKEQQTLIKEWNQTATEIPNLCLHEWVEAQVQQTPEAIALRFHDSSITYETLNQRADHLAYHLQQAGVCSETRVGLFLERSPNLLIALLAVLKAGGTYVPLDPAYPIDRLTFILSDAQVAVLITDTELEAPFPFAGQVLPLDQVWSDDSYRSALPCAIIPAHLAYILYTSGSTGRPKGVQIPHRAVVNFLHSMQQDLNLRPGDVLLSVTSLSFDIALLELLLPLVVGATVALVDRSTAVDGQRLSEALTRTQATLMQATPATWRLLLEAGWSGGSTLTMLCGGEALTPNLAAQLLPRGAALWNLYGPTETTIWSTRHRLTKATDASVIGQPIANTQLYILNEQQQPVPIGVVGELYIGGAGLARGYVGRADLTAERFVRDRFSAVPGARLYRTGDRVKYRADGSVEYVGRVDYQVKLRGFRIELGEIEAVLTQHAQVRQAVVLLLGENSQQYLCAFLVAENDQAIAEDELRSFLKEILPQYMIPSTFIVLESLPLTPNCKIDRRALAAIDPTKRPPTTSYTQPQTPDERQLAMIWAGILGVQQVGTQDNFFDLGGHSILVIQLWTRVKELFQVEIPLRSLFESSTITEQVKAIVNLQQQVQSTQEWVPTTAVDLKKEAVLDTDIQPATAYAIEMPPPDAILLTGATGFLGAFLLHQLLQQSSATIYCLVRASTIEQAGERLQQNLAAYSLWNQNFAHRILPVLGDLAQPKLGLSSDQFQALADRIDVIYHNGALVNFVYSYSTLKAANVLGTQEVLRLAAMVRTKPVHFISTFSVFSNVDRLERIEVKEEDTPEACENLQSGYAQSKWVAERLAAIANSRGIPVCIYRLGRITGDSQTGICNTDDFMSRMIKGCIQIGYIPEPDSDTLVDMTPVDYASQAIVHLSQRQQLLGQVFHIVNPDPIRIQRLLNWLIGSSGYLLKAVSYEQWRGELIKVTKSAQDNALYPLLPRFLLNSTEESKDSLLELSESKFDCRNTLKGLQGTNISCPQVSDTLLKTYFQYYRQSDYLEAPSRKSKGSVPDMGEC; encoded by the coding sequence ATGAAAGCGAAAAATGTAGCTGATATCTATGAGCTTTCGCCCATGCAGCAAGGATTGCTCTTTCACACGATGCATGACCCAGACTCGATCGCCTATTTCGATCAAAATAGCTTTACGCTGCGTGGCAAGCTGAATATTTCCGCTTTCAAACGAGCCTGGGAAATGGTATTAGAGCGGCATTCTATCTTGCGAACCTCTTTTCATTGGGCAACGCTCAAAAAGCCTGTACAAGTTGTTTATCAACAAATCGAATTGCCCTGGCAGGAACTGGATTGGCGCGAACAAACCTCGATCGAGCAACAGGAAAACCTCCAGGCTTTTCTGGCAGTCGATCGCGCTCAGAGATTTGAAATGACAACCGCACCCTTGCTGCGGCTCACCCTGATTCATCTTACAGAAGACACTTATCAATTCACCTTTAGCAAGCATCACATTTTGCTGGATGGTTGGTCGCGGTTGCTTGTGTTCAAAGAAGTATTTGATCTCTACACTGCCCTGACCATTGGAAATTCTCCCCAGCTTCCACCCTCTCCTGCTTTCCGCAACTACATCACATGGCTGCGGCAGCAAGATTCCCTGCAAGCAGAAACCTTCTGGCGTAAAACGCTTCAGGGCTTCACCGCTCCAACTCCGTTGGGTGTTGATCAGCCAGTTTCTAAAATACTTTCCACTGTTGACCCCTACAAAACTCAGCGGCTTAATCTACCCCAAATCGGTGCTGACCTTCAGCAATTTGCTCGACAGCATCAGCTAACCCCCACTACGCTGGTTCTGGCTGCCTGGAGTCTCTTGCTTAGCCGCTACAGTGGAGAATCTGATGTGGTTTTTGGCATCACCTCCTCTGGGCGACCCGCTTCGTTATCCGGTGTAGAAGCGATCGCAGGACTGTTTATCAACACGCTGCCCGTTCGCGTTCAAGTCAATCCAGAAGCAGCGCTGATACCGTGGCTGCAACAGTTTCAGGCGAGACAGGTCGAAATGCGACAGTACGAGTATAGTTCGTTGGTTCAGATCCAGGGTTGGAGTGAACTGCCTCGCGATGTCCCGATGTTTGAAAGCCTGATCATTACTGAAAACTATCCAGTTGATACCTCTCTACAAAGACAAGCAAGCGATCTCAGTATTGAAGGCGTTCTCTCATTTGGTCGATCGCACTATCCTCTCAGCCTCGTTATTGGATTGGGATCACAAGTTTTCCTGGAACTTACTTATGACAATCGACGATTCAATGCTGATACGATTGATCGCCTGTTAGAACATTTACAGACGCTTCTAACAGGGATGATTGTAGAGCCGAATCAAAACCTCAGGGAGCTTCCCCTCCTGACCGCTAAAGAACAACAAACTCTCATAAAAGAATGGAACCAAACCGCAACGGAAATTCCCAACCTGTGCCTGCACGAATGGGTAGAAGCGCAAGTGCAACAAACCCCAGAAGCGATCGCCCTCCGCTTCCATGACTCCTCGATCACTTATGAAACTCTCAACCAGCGTGCTGATCACCTCGCTTATCATTTGCAACAAGCAGGAGTTTGCAGCGAAACCCGCGTCGGTCTGTTCCTGGAGCGCTCTCCTAACCTGCTGATTGCCCTACTCGCAGTTCTCAAAGCAGGCGGCACTTATGTTCCCCTCGACCCTGCTTATCCAATCGATCGCCTCACCTTCATTCTCTCGGATGCTCAAGTTGCCGTGCTGATAACCGACACAGAACTGGAAGCTCCTTTCCCCTTTGCAGGTCAGGTTCTGCCGCTCGATCAAGTCTGGAGTGATGACTCATATCGATCAGCTTTACCGTGCGCTATCATTCCCGCACATCTAGCATACATCCTCTACACCTCTGGCTCTACTGGCAGACCAAAAGGCGTGCAAATTCCCCACCGCGCTGTGGTCAACTTCCTTCACTCCATGCAGCAGGACTTGAACTTGCGTCCAGGTGATGTGCTGCTGTCTGTGACCTCGCTCTCGTTTGACATCGCGTTGCTGGAATTGCTGCTGCCGCTGGTCGTCGGGGCAACGGTAGCACTGGTAGACCGATCAACCGCTGTGGATGGTCAGCGCTTGTCAGAAGCCCTAACTCGAACTCAAGCTACCTTGATGCAAGCGACTCCTGCAACCTGGCGACTGCTGCTAGAAGCGGGTTGGTCAGGCGGTTCAACGCTCACCATGCTGTGCGGCGGCGAAGCTCTCACTCCCAACCTCGCAGCACAGTTGTTGCCACGCGGTGCAGCACTGTGGAATCTCTACGGTCCCACTGAAACCACTATCTGGTCTACTCGCCATCGCCTCACGAAGGCTACAGATGCTTCAGTGATAGGACAGCCGATTGCGAACACACAACTCTACATCCTCAATGAGCAGCAGCAACCTGTCCCAATCGGAGTTGTGGGAGAACTGTACATTGGGGGAGCAGGACTGGCACGGGGGTATGTGGGACGAGCCGACTTGACGGCAGAGCGGTTTGTACGGGATAGATTCAGTGCAGTTCCAGGTGCGCGGTTGTATCGAACGGGAGACCGAGTGAAGTATCGGGCAGATGGCAGCGTCGAGTATGTGGGGCGGGTGGATTATCAGGTGAAGTTGCGAGGATTTCGGATTGAGTTGGGTGAGATTGAAGCTGTCCTAACTCAGCATGCTCAAGTGCGGCAGGCTGTTGTCTTACTATTGGGGGAGAATTCTCAGCAATATCTCTGCGCCTTTCTTGTAGCTGAGAACGATCAGGCGATCGCTGAGGACGAGTTGCGTTCCTTTTTGAAGGAAATCCTACCACAGTATATGATTCCCTCTACTTTCATCGTCCTAGAGTCTTTGCCACTGACACCCAATTGCAAGATCGATCGCCGAGCATTGGCTGCGATCGACCCGACCAAACGACCACCCACCACAAGTTATACCCAGCCCCAAACGCCTGACGAACGGCAGCTTGCAATGATTTGGGCGGGGATTTTGGGTGTTCAGCAAGTTGGAACGCAGGACAATTTCTTTGACTTGGGTGGACACTCCATTCTCGTGATTCAACTTTGGACGCGAGTTAAGGAATTATTTCAGGTGGAAATTCCTCTGCGAAGTTTGTTTGAGTCATCAACGATTACAGAGCAAGTGAAAGCGATCGTCAATCTGCAACAACAAGTTCAATCCACTCAGGAATGGGTGCCAACAACAGCAGTAGATTTGAAGAAAGAAGCAGTTCTCGATACTGACATTCAACCTGCAACAGCATACGCGATAGAAATGCCTCCTCCAGATGCAATCCTCTTAACGGGAGCGACTGGATTTCTGGGAGCTTTCTTACTACACCAGCTTCTACAACAATCTTCTGCAACGATTTACTGTCTTGTTCGTGCTTCCACGATCGAACAAGCGGGAGAAAGACTTCAACAAAATCTTGCGGCTTACAGTCTGTGGAATCAGAATTTTGCCCACAGAATTCTTCCAGTCTTGGGAGATTTAGCTCAACCCAAACTGGGACTGAGTTCTGATCAATTTCAGGCTCTAGCCGATCGCATTGATGTGATCTACCATAATGGCGCTCTGGTTAACTTTGTCTACTCCTATTCCACATTGAAAGCCGCAAATGTTCTGGGGACTCAAGAAGTTTTGAGACTGGCGGCGATGGTTCGCACAAAACCTGTCCACTTCATCTCAACGTTTAGTGTCTTTTCTAATGTCGATCGTTTAGAAAGAATAGAGGTTAAAGAAGAGGATACTCCGGAAGCTTGCGAAAACCTTCAGAGTGGATATGCTCAAAGTAAGTGGGTTGCAGAAAGGCTAGCAGCGATCGCAAATTCTAGAGGGATTCCAGTTTGTATTTACAGATTAGGAAGAATTACCGGAGATAGCCAAACAGGAATCTGCAACACGGATGATTTCATGTCTCGTATGATCAAAGGCTGTATTCAGATCGGGTATATTCCAGAACCAGACAGCGATACATTAGTAGACATGACACCCGTTGACTATGCAAGTCAGGCGATCGTCCATCTTTCTCAACGGCAGCAGCTTCTCGGACAGGTATTCCATATTGTCAATCCAGATCCAATTCGGATTCAGCGGTTACTAAACTGGCTAATTGGCTCATCTGGCTACTTGTTAAAAGCCGTAAGTTATGAGCAATGGCGTGGAGAATTAATCAAAGTGACAAAATCTGCTCAAGACAACGCCCTATACCCTCTGCTACCCCGATTTCTACTCAACTCAACTGAGGAATCCAAAGACAGCCTATTAGAGCTATCCGAATCCAAGTTTGATTGTCGTAATACTCTAAAGGGGCTTCAAGGAACAAATATTTCCTGTCCTCAAGTGAGCGACACATTGCTAAAAACTTACTTTCAGTACTACAGACAAAGTGATTACCTAGAGGCACCCAGTAGGAAGTCTAAGGGGAGTGTTCCAGACATGGGAGAATGTTAG